The sequence below is a genomic window from Euwallacea similis isolate ESF13 chromosome 1, ESF131.1, whole genome shotgun sequence.
TTTTCACAACTTGGACCTATCTGGGCTCGGACACGGTCCAGTAGTACTGTGAAGTCTGCTCGATCGGCCGCAAGAGGTGCGAGCAGAGTCGAGGGTACTCGATCGCGTGTGCGCGTTTTTGTTCCTGGTGGTACTAGAAGTTTGTTTGTTTTCGGTACTCGTCAAAGAAAACGTGTTTTTCGGATATCGTTGAGACCGGATTTTTGAGTTTTCGTTCCTTGAGAGGATTGAGCTGTTGAGGTGAGAGGGGTTATAGTGACTGTGTTTGCTCGAGTTGGTGAGAGTCGTTTCTGCGGTTCTCAGCAGAGAAATTGAAACGATGAATTTTCTGAGGTTTAAGCAAATTTGTTAAGAGTTCCATCAACCGATAAAACAATTAGAAGGTAATTAAAGACGGAAAAAATCGCACGTCATACAAATCTCGATGCGAACCATTGTTCAAAGAGCGTGAGCAGTTTCTTATTCTCCGTCACTTGAACCTGGAAAAAGTCGTTTGACACGTCAATCAAAGCAATCCCGATAAGAATATGAACAGAAAACGTGTTCCCAATTAACTTCGctttaacaaattgtttttaatggcCCATTCGATGGTTTGCGTCAGCAATTGCCGCAATTTCGGTATTAACCTTTTCTTCTCCTTCCAGCGGCCTTGCGCGATGATTTATGGCACTTGCTGCTTATTATTGCCCAAGAAGGAAGTCCATTCCGGCATTAAATTCCCTTATAAACAGCATTTTTGAGAATTCTCACGTCCGCAATATGtcagttaattaaaattccttcacATTCATAATATTGTTAAGAAGTAATTAGTGGTTCACATCAGTTTGTAATTTTAGCCCTAAGAAATCGCTGACCTGAAGCGTCAAAATTGTAATTCTTTTGTGGAAAATGGGCCTTTTAGAGGCTGTAGAAAGACCTTTCTGAGGCTAGGTTCGGGATGTTAAAACTTCACTTTTTCATACAGAATATTCATAACAAGACAATGGACAATAAGAGCACCTTTAGTGTACCCTTAGGTACTTTAAGTGCGAAATTCGACTATTTTCATAGGACACCCTGCATGTTATTGACTATTATAAACCTCCCTGTCACAAGAGACAATGTTTTAACGAATACTCCTATAACTATCCTGATAGGTTTTGGAGTAATTTGAGCCTTCATGAGGTCCTGCTTGCGACGCGAAAACTGTACGTTTTTCATAtagaacaccttgtatatcatgcagtttttttacttttcttttcattaGGGCTAATCTACCTGTAGAAATcctcattttaaatgaaatttttgaccgaattttcttgaattctggaaactttttttttttggacatCCTGTACATTAATGAATACCCTGAGCTTGCCAATCTCCTGGAATAAACACCTTAATGCACCTTccttttcaatcaatttttgagtaatttgaGCTTTTATGCTGCCAagccaattaaaattttcccctCGTGGACTGTAGCAGTTCACCTTATTGTCAAGATGTGATAATTTGTACTGATTGACACCATTGCACGTCGATGTGGAGTTCGCCGTTCAAATCGGCTTTGGTACCTAACCAAATTGGTCCGAACCTGAACCGTTGTGAACACTGCAAAGGTCTGATGTGAGGAAACTATTTGGAGGGATTACTTGGACGTTTAACCAAAACCAGTGTTGCCTAATCGGCCGTATTAAACGtgtaaaactataaaataaatgttcattttAGGACGAAACACTCTCTCGATCTCCCTTTTTTATCCGccaaaaatgatttatgaTGTTGTGTACGTAATTGTCGGATCACAAGGCAACATAAATCAcgattataaaatatttacagtaAACTTGACGGGTTGTTTATCCTTTGTCAATtattgagaagaaaaaatcgTCCGCGCTGATTATTTCGTGTTTGCTTTCTGGTACTGATTGCGCTCCACATTCATATTAAATCAGGAAACAACGACCACTGTCAATGAGCAAAGATAAAGATTGTATAgtgtatgtatgtaaatatgcGCAAATAAACAGAGatattcagaaaaattgaTAACGTGACATGAAGCGTTTTGAGCCTTGAAACCGTGTATTTGAGGTCTACACCGAGCCCCAGTCGAGTACTTCGTTTGTCAAGTATTCATCCTAAAACTTAGCATTCACCACAATGTTAAGAAAACTGGGGGTGGTTTGTCTACAAGTCACTACGAGATGGCGCAAACAGTATTTTTGCACCTCTCACCGATTTTCCGACCTCACCTCGCAGTCACCAATTGTCAAGAGAATGCCTATGACTCCGGTCCTGTTCGATCCAGATTGTTTTCGTCGAAACGTTGAGACTGCTTGTCTCTCTGTTCCAAGTGTTTCGGTTAAATTGGTGTTAAATGAGTTTGAGAGCAGTGGCAGCGTCCGCCGCTATCTAATCCAATTTAAAGTTGAATGAATTACGGCCTCCATTATGCCCAGATGGTAGTCCAGAACGAATTAGACGCACATCCATTTATCCTGCTTACATGAAATCGTTATTACAAGCACTTTCAAATGGTTTTCCCATTATTTTTCGGTGCCTAATTGTGATGATGACAAAACCGTGAGCGTGCAACGACCCAACCTTTGagataaatggaaaaaatacatCATCAGGGTCATAGAACCTGATTTGTCTTAGGGTTTTTGTACTCAGTTTAGTGTGGTATATAATCAACTCGGAACGCATTATTTGTGATATTTCCGCATTTTTCGGCCCGTTTAAATGGGCTTTTAATTGGTCTTAAAGCCATCGTTTTAAAGCAAAAGTACTAATGCATGTATCGTTTCATATGGATTTATTCAAGGCTTCAGATAAGATCAATTTTTCTGCACAAGACCAACGTTATCTCAGAACTTCTTGTTAATCTCgcagataaatttttaaggtcCTGGTCTGTACTATTTTTAACCGAAGCAGCGTAGGTTTCTCTAAGTTCAAAGGAAACTCCTTCGGCACGACTGCCTTactttattcagtttttttaggACGAACTGCTGTTGACCACTAAATGAACTTACGATTATTGACTGTATGGCAAAGGTGTGCATTATTTGAAAGTGTGTAAATTTCTCTACGTTTCCAACCACAAATGCGGTTCCACGTCAAGTCCGTGTCCGATACATTCTTGTACTTACGCCTCATCTACGTTGAGCTACTTGCTACGCAAATACGCATATCCAAGCTCTTGTCCAAATCAATCACCCACTCGTTAATCGCCGATACTTCCATTCAAAACAATCGTTGGCATTGCTCCAACTctttaatggaattttcttGCCCAAAACTGACAACAAACCATTTGTTACAGTAATAAAATCGCACTTTCGTCAAAtcctatttatttttctttctttccaGGTTTTGGCGGGCGGTAGAAAAAAGGCTCGTCCAGATGTTCCAGAGCGACAGTCCGAGTCTAGATCCTCTGCGAAGAGCATCGTTCATCCTCAAGACGTGATGTGAGTCGTGATGAAGCTCTGCATAATAATGGTACATTTGAACTATTTGCTGTTGGTGCTCAGTTTGTTCGTTACGGTGCGTTCGTTCCCTTCTGGGTTGTTAAATGAGAAAAACCGGGATGTTTCCTGGGAGGCCTGGTTGCTGGTAGACGACCAGAACCACAAGCAGGCTCACGAAATGACCCCCAAGAGACGTATAGTCCCCAAGAGCGTATTTGTTGCCCCGACATTCTCATTGGAGAACCTACCTCCCTGCGCTGAAGGCTACAGTTCTGACCCAATGGGGCGATGCGTGAAGATCATTAAAATAGACGAATCCAAGCATTTGGAGTTTTTGATGCAAAAGCTGAATGCTCAATTCGGGAGCTCCTTGGACTACGAAACGATACTCGATGAAGAAGCCAACTCGCAACAACCGACGAAGGTGGACATTCCCTTGTTTGGGGACTATGAAGTTGACTACACTAACGACACTCCTGAAGAAGCAGAGGAGATGGACATGGCCATCATTGTGACCCCCACTACAAGGGAGAGCAGCAAAGTAGGCAAGGGGAGCGATAAGACGGAAGAAGATGGGTACGAGGAGCAGTTGAGGAAGCTCGTTACTACTAGCACTGAGGCCTCTACCACCCAAACCGAGTTAGTCACTACGGAGTTAGTCACCACTACGTTCTTTCCTGACACCACTGAAGCCCTGACCCAACCAACTATTGCTGAGCTCGAAACCACTACTGCAACAGAAGTTCCTACCACAACCACCACAGAAGTGACCACGCTCACAGAAGAGGTCACAACTACAATCCCCACGAGCACCACTCCGAAAATCACCACCTACCACCCAGTGGCGACCACCTACCATCCGCTCCCCGACCTGAAGTTCATGGGAATCGGCTCCAAGACTAGAAACCTCGTGCGATTCCCCATGGAGGACTCCCCGATTCCTCGTAGCCGCTCCGAAACCGCGGGCTTCGTGAGGTTCCCAGATATGGACTCGAAAATCCAGCAGGAAGGTGTGAGCCACCACACCAGGGATGTCGACCGTCAGACCGGGAACTTCTTCAACGAAATTGCGACCGCTCCTCCCCTGgagaaaatccacaaaacgcTCTTCACACTGCCCCCCAAGTGGTCGCCCCAGGACCCCAAGCCGATCATTCTAAGGTTTTCTAGAAAACACCTGAATTTGGGCCccagcaaatttaaaaatggtgcATTTTACAGGTCTCTGCCAGTGGAGGACCTTACGTATTTGTTCGGCTATAAAAACGGGCAGAGCAGTCATAATAGGTAATATACTTTGTGATTTCTTGATATGTGTATAGCCACCCTGTAGATTTGTGTATATACTTAGAGAGTATTTATTCGGAAGTAGCTTTGTCTGTACATTCTTAGTGAGTTGGGGGGTCGCGCGCCCCAGGAGgatgtatacaaggtgtccggGGGATCTAAAATCTATTTACTTTCAAGGTAGACGCGATCCAAATAAACGCACGCGCACAGTCCCAGTAAAACTATTGAACAGGGTTGCACTCAGGCTTTCTTTAAATGTTACGAAAGCAATATATGATTTTATTGTTGAtgtaatttgataaattaaaagttgagATAAATGATGATATCAACAAGTcacaaacaacaataaataacgaTTAATGACATGTGTGTAGGTGCGTATAAAAGCAACGAAAAAGACGCTGATTGCAACCCTGTAAAACGTTCTTCACCTGTAGATTTAGCCAGTCAGTGGATGGCCACGTGATGGATGACGCCTTTATCGTGTCATCCACCACGTGGTTTTTGATCGTGTCTGTCATGAAGATAAATAGACTGTAGTTAGTCCCGCGAGGTTGTAAATACTGCATGTTTTacggccaccctgtatacatagaTGCGCTATGATGATAGTCGATGTTGTGTAAATAATACGTAGTGCGTTGTACTACCTGAATGTGTACCATATTAATGAAATAACCAGAGGATAATGTATTCTGTAGTTTAACCGCTAAATACAACTAATACAGTACAAGTGCTCtatttttatacgttttttgtaatttgccCACACACGACGCGTCCAATTTGCCATTTATCGAGCCATTTTTCGAGAAACTTTGCACccgattttatttatttatttattgttcgAGGCACGTTTATTCTCTGTTTTCTGTGATTCACCGCAGAGAGGGAACCGTGTCACTTCCAGCCCAAGGCTTTCGCACTAAAGTCCACGTAAATTGCCGTAGATTTGTCAACGTACATCACGCCTTTAGTAAACGTAGTATTACCCcattatttagttatttatttattatttattaaaccaaGAGGTAGTTGCGCACGATTTTCCCAGTAGAGAATGTTGTAACGTTATcgtattattttctatttatggAAGTGTATTAAGTCGTTTTctgtttagaaatttaaaa
It includes:
- the LOC136407944 gene encoding uncharacterized protein isoform X3, which codes for MKLCIIMVHLNYLLLVLSLFVTVRSFPSGLLNEKNRDVSWEAWLLVDDQNHKQAHEMTPKRRIVPKSVFVAPTFSLENLPPCAEGYSSDPMGRCVKIIKIDESKHLEFLMQKLNAQFGSSLDYETILDEEANSQQPTKVDIPLFGDYEVDYTNDTPEEAEEMDMAIIVTPTTRESSKVGKGSDKTEEDGYEEQLRKLVTTSTEASTTQTELVTTELVTTTFFPDTTEALTQPTIAELETTTATEVPTTTTTEVTTLTEEVTTTIPTSTTPKITTYHPVATTYHPLPDLKFMGIGSKTRNLVRFPMEDSPIPRSRSETAGFVRFPDMDSKIQQEGVSHHTRDVDRQTGNFFNEIATAPPLEKIHKTLFTLPPKWSPQDPKPIILRSLPVEDLTYLFGYKNGQSSHNRRKLTKNHRRAYVVLARRLL
- the LOC136407944 gene encoding uncharacterized protein isoform X4; translated protein: MKLCIIMVHLNYLLLVLSLFVTVRSFPSGLLNEKNRDVSWEAWLLVDDQNHKQAHEMTPKRRIVPKSVFVAPTFSLENLPPCAEGYSSDPMGRCVKIIKIDESKHLEFLMQKLNAQFGSSLDYETILDEEANSQQPTKVDIPLFGDYEVDYTNDTPEEAEEMDMAIIVTPTTRESSKVGKGSDKTEEDGYEEQLRKLVTTSTEASTTQTELVTTELVTTTFFPDTTEALTQPTIAELETTTATEVPTTTTTEVTTLTEEVTTTIPTSTTPKITTYHPVATTYHPLPDLKFMGIGSKTRNLVRFPMEDSPIPRSRSETAGFVRFPDMDSKIQQEGVSHHTRDVDRQTGNFFNEIATAPPLEKIHKTLFTLPPKWSPQDPKPIILRSLPVEDLTYLFGYKNGQSSHNRNLKVL
- the LOC136407944 gene encoding uncharacterized protein isoform X2, whose translation is MKLCIIMVHLNYLLLVLSLFVTVRSFPSGLLNEKNRDVSWEAWLLVDDQNHKQAHEMTPKRRIVPKSVFVAPTFSLENLPPCAEGYSSDPMGRCVKIIKIDESKHLEFLMQKLNAQFGSSLDYETILDEEANSQQPTKVDIPLFGDYEVDYTNDTPEEAEEMDMAIIVTPTTRESSKVGKGSDKTEEDGYEEQLRKLVTTSTEASTTQTELVTTELVTTTFFPDTTEALTQPTIAELETTTATEVPTTTTTEVTTLTEEVTTTIPTSTTPKITTYHPVATTYHPLPDLKFMGIGSKTRNLVRFPMEDSPIPRSRSETAGFVRFPDMDSKIQQEGVSHHTRDVDRQTGNFFNEIATAPPLEKIHKTLFTLPPKWSPQDPKPIILRFSRKHLNLGPSKFKNGAFYRSLPVEDLTYLFGYKNGQSSHNRNLKVL
- the LOC136407944 gene encoding uncharacterized protein isoform X1, with product MKLCIIMVHLNYLLLVLSLFVTVRSFPSGLLNEKNRDVSWEAWLLVDDQNHKQAHEMTPKRRIVPKSVFVAPTFSLENLPPCAEGYSSDPMGRCVKIIKIDESKHLEFLMQKLNAQFGSSLDYETILDEEANSQQPTKVDIPLFGDYEVDYTNDTPEEAEEMDMAIIVTPTTRESSKVGKGSDKTEEDGYEEQLRKLVTTSTEASTTQTELVTTELVTTTFFPDTTEALTQPTIAELETTTATEVPTTTTTEVTTLTEEVTTTIPTSTTPKITTYHPVATTYHPLPDLKFMGIGSKTRNLVRFPMEDSPIPRSRSETAGFVRFPDMDSKIQQEGVSHHTRDVDRQTGNFFNEIATAPPLEKIHKTLFTLPPKWSPQDPKPIILRFSRKHLNLGPSKFKNGAFYRSLPVEDLTYLFGYKNGQSSHNRRKLTKNHRRAYVVLARRLL